A single genomic interval of Megalobrama amblycephala isolate DHTTF-2021 linkage group LG15, ASM1881202v1, whole genome shotgun sequence harbors:
- the rassf7a gene encoding ras association domain-containing protein 8 produces the protein MELKVWVDGVVRVVCGLSEETSCQDVVIALAQAIGQTGRYVLIQKLRDTERQLLANERPLESLAKLGQHSSEVQFFLRRTGPSSSEEQSLHNRTLPHSKPSTSEHKRGLPKKSLTFNLGPSCSPRTKTKDSRKTPSPEQRASPVPHTAYLPGPSKEEVFRHVLQQQEQLRALESQLVAVDRECETWDQTSTEETSLQAEMEVLENTLWKNQQELVDEEFWEEELRIETERERGMKRRLGELHAKLDDCGQKLHEFNTRAMQLEKDIQREMLQVDDLPNQSDSKDSLGVVKADLQSRQKQGEELEAELIELEKALGRAETLLKAKQEEVEELNKELRQCNLQQFIQQAGALPTHTQARTDLNEHPKELDLAQQQQDNDSPPRPTAKQFLGHPRNLQHPLVSSLNPEVLTSRESSWR, from the exons ATGGAGCTGAAAGTTTGGGTGGATGGAGTTGTACGAGTGGTTTGCGGACTGTCGGAAGAGACATCATGCCAGGATGTAGTCATTGCACTCGCTCAAGCCATTG GCCAGACGGGGCGATACGTTCTCATTCAGAAATTGAGGGACACTGAGAGACAACTTCTGGCCAATGAGCGGCCATTGGAGTCCCTGGCCAAACTGGGCCAACATAGCAGTGAGGTGCAGTTCTTCCTGCGGCGGACTGGTCCCAGCAGCAGTGAGGAACAAAGTCTGCACAACCGCACCCTCCCTCACTCCAAGCCTTCCACATCAGAACACAAACGGGGATTACCGAAGAAATCCTTAACCTTCAACTTGGGCCCTTCCTGTTCTCCTCGTACAAAAACTAAGGACTCTCGTAAAACACCCTCTCCTGAACAGAGGGCATCCCCAGTTCCACACACAGCGTACCTTCCAGGGCCATCTAAAGAGGAGGTGTTCCGGCACGTTCTCCAGCAGCAAGAGCAGCTACGTGCCCTCGAGTCCCAGCTGGTGGCTGTGGACAGGGAATGCGAAACTTGGGACCAGACGTCTACAGAGGAGACATCCCTGCAGGCAGAGATGGAGGTTTTGGAAAATACCTTGTGGAAGAACCAGCAAGAGTTGGTGGACGAAGAGTTCTGGGAGGAGGAATTAAGGATCGAGACAGAGAGGGAGCGTGGGATGAAGCGCCGGTTAGGAGAACTGCATGCTAAACTGGATGATTGCGGGCAGAAGTTGCATGAATTCAACACTCGTGCCATGCAGCTTGAAAAGGACATTCAGCGAGAAATGCTACAGGTGGACGACTTGCCCAATCAGTCCGATTCGAAAGACTCTTTGGGGGTAGTCAAGGCAGATCTTCAAAGTCGACAAAAGCAGGGGGAGGAGTTGGAAGCAGAGCTTATAGAGCTTGAGAAGGCATTGGGGAGGGCGGAGACTCTGCTGAAG GCAAAGCAGGAGGAAGTTGAGGAGTTGAATAAGGAGCTCAGACAGTGTAATTTACAACAGTTTATCCAGCAGGCTGGAGCCCTGCCTACCCACACTCAAGCCCGCACAGACCTCAATGAACACCCGAAAGAACTGGACCTGGCTCAACAACAGCAGGACAATG ATTCACCCCCACGTCCCACTGCTAAGCAGTTCCTTGGTCACCCACGCAACCTGCAGCACCCCCTGGTGTCCAGCCTGAACCCTGagg